From the bacterium genome, the window CCTCGACGAAGGAACTGACGGCCCAGGTCCTGGCCGAGCGCTTCACGACCGCGCGGTCGCCCGAAAACTGGAACACGGAGATCGGCGTCCCCCTCGTGCTGGCGAACATGCCCGAGGACGCGGAGGTCGCCGTGCTCGAGATGGCGATGCGCGGCCCCGGCCAGATCCGCGAACTCGTGGAGATCGCGGGGCCCGAGATCGGCGTCGTGACCGCGGTCGGCGAATCGCACATGGACTTCTTCGCGACCCGGGAACACCTCGCCGCGGCGAAGGGCGAGCTCATCGAAGGACTGCCGGCGGATGGGGTGGCGGTGTTGAACGCCGACGATCCGCTCGTCCTGGGGCTCGCCGGCCGCGGCCCGGCACGCGTGATGACGTTCGGCCTCGGCGAGGCGGATGCGATGGCGCGGGCGATCCGGCCGCGGCCCGGGGAGGGGAGCACGTTCGTGCTCCGGATCCCGGGGGACGCTGCGGAGGTCGTCCTCGGCGTCCCGGGACGCCACGCGATCCGCAACGCGCTCGCGGCCGCGGCGGTGGGTGCCGCCCTCGGGATTCCCGCGGCCGAGATCGCCCGAGGGCTCGGCCGCGCCCGCCCGCTCGCGATGCGCCTCGAAGTGCTCCGGCTCGCCGGGGCCACCCTCATCAACGACGTCTACAACAGCAGTCCGCGGTCGGTCGAGGCCGCGCTCGACGTGATGGACGAGTTGCCGGGGCGGCCCCGGATCGCGGTGTTGGGCGACATGCGCGAGTTGGGGGCTTTGGCGGCCGGCGCCCACCGGGAGGTCGGGCGTGAGGTGGCCCGGCGGGGCGTGGGCGTGCTGATCGCGCTCGGTCCGCTGAGCGCGGAGCTGGCCGCGGCCGCGGGGGCCGCCGGCCTTCCCCGCGTGGTCCACACGACCGATCCGGACGAGGCCCTCGCCGCCCTGCGGCGCGAAATCGTCTCGGGCGCCGTGGTGCTGGTCAAGGGCTCGCGGGCGATGGAGATGGAGCGGATCGTGCAGGGACTCGCCCGGGTCCGGCAGGAGGTGCCATGACCTCGGTGCCGGTCGTGTGGATCCTGGCCGCGGTGCTGGTGATCGCCGGCGGGCGGCCGGTGATCGCCTGGCTGGTGCGGACCGGCGCCGTGCAGCGCGTCCGGGACGACGCGGTTGCGCACAAGATGAGTCACGACCCTCACGCGGCCGCACGGCACGCCGCCAAGGCCGGGACCCCGACC encodes:
- the murF gene encoding UDP-N-acetylmuramoyl-tripeptide--D-alanyl-D-alanine ligase, translated to AADVAALAGGAVVRGDPATLVRGAAVDSREIQPGMLFVALTGEHADGHAFVRDALRRGAVAALVSGGAGDVPPEAVLIRTDDTLLGLQRLGRGLRARPRRGAGRPLRVAGITGSVGKTSTKELTAQVLAERFTTARSPENWNTEIGVPLVLANMPEDAEVAVLEMAMRGPGQIRELVEIAGPEIGVVTAVGESHMDFFATREHLAAAKGELIEGLPADGVAVLNADDPLVLGLAGRGPARVMTFGLGEADAMARAIRPRPGEGSTFVLRIPGDAAEVVLGVPGRHAIRNALAAAAVGAALGIPAAEIARGLGRARPLAMRLEVLRLAGATLINDVYNSSPRSVEAALDVMDELPGRPRIAVLGDMRELGALAAGAHREVGREVARRGVGVLIALGPLSAELAAAAGAAGLPRVVHTTDPDEALAALRREIVSGAVVLVKGSRAMEMERIVQGLARVRQEVP